Within the Cupriavidus necator N-1 genome, the region GGCTGCACGACAGATGCTCATCGAGACGCAACTGCCGATCAAACGCATCGCGGCGCGTTGCGGCTTTGGGTCAGAAGAAACCATGCGACGTACGTTCGTACGCTTTCAGCAAGTCAGTCCGAGCGATTTTCGCGATCGGTTCGGACATGTGTCCTGAGCCAGCACTGGACGTTCGGAGCAATTAACCGTGGTCCACGCCAGAAGTCACGGCGCCGGACGAGATCGGCGTCCAGAACTATTACACGCTCTTCTTCACGGTCAACGAGTCAGACTTCCGCCTAGGGTATCCAGTAGATTTTTTGCCTGCTGCCAGTCAGCGGTGTCGAACCCTTCGACAACGGCCTCCTGGACCCCCGCCAACGTCTGCCGCGCGTCTTGCGTCTTTCCCTGAAGTTGCCATAGCCGCGCCAGGCTCACCGCGGCGCGCAGTTCAAGCGATTTTGCACTTTGCTTGCGGGCAAGCATGATGGCCCGATGAAAGCACGCTTCCGCTAATCCGCGGTCGGCGGACAGGTCTGGCTGGACGGTGGTACGCTCGAGCAGCAGTTCTCCCTTGAGCCGATGCAGCTCCGCTTCATAGTGGTGCTCCCTCGTGATGCTTCCGAGGATAAAGGTGTCGGCCAGGACGTCCAGACCCGCCTGGGCTTGGCCCGCGTTCGCATAGGTTTGGGCCAGCAGGGCCAGTTGAGTGGGCCGTCCCATCTCGGCGCCGGTGGCCTGATAAGCGGCGACGCCCTGCAGTATCTGAGCGATGCCTTCCTCGCCGCTTCCCTGGTCGGCCAGTGCCCAACCCCGCAGGACGGTCCCCCATGCCAGCCAGAACGGAAAACCTTGTTCGACCGAAAGCGCAATGGCCGCTTCGGCGTACTCGCGGGTCAGCGCCGCCTCATGTCGGAATTGATGCAACTGCGCTGCGTAGACCAGGGCGAGCGCCATGCTGAAAGGGTGAGAGACCTCCCGGGCCAATGCCAGCGCCTCCTGGCAATGTTTGCTAGCCTGAGCCGGGAAGCCCAAATACCACTCGGCCCATGCCAGGAAGCTGAGGCCGCGGACCCTAGGGTCCTGCCCATAGAGCGCGGCATGGATGGGATGCTGTTCAGGCCTATAGTAGGCAATACCTCGCTCCAGGTGCTGCTGAGCGGCGCGGAAATCTCCCATGAAAAGTGAGGATCCGCCCAGTGCAATATGTGCCTGTCCGAGCCACACCGGATCCTGCGTGTTCTCGGCGAGGCCGAGCAGCGCCTCACCCAGCTGATAGGCTGTCTCGTGCTGTGCACGGATGAAAAAAAACATCCGCAATCCCAGCTTCACCTGGAAGAGCTGCGACTGATCGCCACCTTTGTCACACAAAGCCAGCGCCCGCGTATAGTTGGCCTCCACTTCGGCAGCGGCGTAACCTCGCGCGGCAATCAGAGCCTGCCCAAGCGTGATGCGAAGTGTCAGTTCCAGGTGGGCGCGCTCCGACGTGTCAGGTAGGCCGGTAATTAGTGCCAAAGCCTTGCTGAGGTGACTAATGGCATCAAGATTGGCCGAACGGTCGACGGCCTGGCGCCCGGCACAATACAGATACTCTACCGCCTTGGGGACGTTGCCGCTGTGACTGTAGTGGTGTGCCAGCTCGCTGTAGTGGTCTTTCAACTGGTGATGGAAGAGGGCCTCGATGGCCCGGCCTGTGCGCTCATGCAGTGCGCCGCGCTGTTCCGAGAGCAAGGAGTTGCCGGCCACTTCCTGGGTCAGGGCGTGCTTGAATGCGTACTCCACTTCCGGAAAGGCAGGCTGGCTGTAAATAAAATCTCCAGTCTGCAGGCCGTTCAGCAAGGGGTAGAGGTGCTCATCAGACTGTCCAGAGACTTTCCGGACCAGGCTCAGAGAAAATTCCTTGCCGATGATGGCCAGGGTCTGCAGCAAATCCTTTTGCGCCAATGGCAGTCGGTCTATGCGTGCTGCCAACACGCCTTGTACCGTGGTCGGAATATGTAGCGCGGCTGGGGTCGTCTCGATCCGGTAATGACCAGGCTCGCCGAGCAGTGCCTTTTCCTCGACTAGCGTCTGGACAACCTCTTCCATGAAGAAGGGATTGCCGTCGGTCTTCTGCAGGATGAGATGCTTAAGCGGCTTGAGTCCGGTGGCATCGCCCAGCAGTGCGCTGAGCAGGCCTTGCGCCTCGGTTGGGCCGAGGGGATTGAGCCGCAATTCAATGGCATTGTCCTTTCCTCTCCATGCGGGCCGATACTCTGGCCGGTAGTTCAGGAGGACGAGGATCCGTGCGGCCCCTACGCGCTCGATGAGGAAGGCAAGGAACGCTTCCGTCTCGCTATCCAGCCATTGGAGGTCCTCGAACAGGACCTGCACGGGCTGATTACCGCTCTCGTGCACCAGCAGGCACGTGACAGCATCGAAGGTGCGTTCGCGCCGAACGTTGGCTCCCATGTCCAGCAGCGTCGCGTCGGCGTCGCCGATGCCCAGCAGATGGAGCAGGTAGGGCAGGCGGTCTTCCAGGCTGCGATCCAGCGTGATCACCTTGCCCGCGATCTTTTCGCGGCAACGTCGCTCATCGTCCTGGGCGGTCAGCTGAAAATAGTTCCGCAGGAGTTCAATGAGCGGCAAATAGGCAAAGGCCTTGCCATGCGATACCGAGAAGGTCTCCAGCACCAGGCAACTGCTTGGCGAGCTCGTCTTGAACTCGTGGAACAGCCGCGACTTGCCGACTCCGGCTTCCCCCATCACCGCGACGATCTGCCCGTGTCCGGACGTGGAAACCTCAAGCGCTCGGTGTAGCGCCTCCAGCTCGGCTTCGCGGCCCACGAAGCGAGCCAGCCCGCGATGCGCTGCCACTTGCAAGCGCGTGCGCAGCGCACCGAGGCCGAGCAACTGATAGACCGCGAGCGGCTTGGGGATGCCTTTGATCTGCGCAGTTCCGAGCGCCTTGAACTCGAAGTACCCCTGCGCGAGCTTGTGGGTGGATTCGCTCACGAGGATAGAAGAGAGCGCCGCCATGGTCTCCATCCGCGAGGCAATGTGGATCGTGTGCCCCACCGGGTCATAATCGGTGTGCAAATCGTCCTTGCGGATCGAGCGCACGACCACCTCGCCCGTGTGAATGCCTACCCGAATCTGCAGCGAAACGCCTTGCTCCAGCCGAAGCTTGTCACTGTGCCGCTGCATCGCCTCCTGCATCCGCAGCGCAGCGTACAAGGCGCGCTTGGGATGATCCTCATGGGCGATGGGCGCGCCGAACAGCGCCAGAATTCCGTCGCCCAACGACTTTGCCACGTAGCCCTCGTAGTAGTGGACGGCTTCCATCATCAGTTCGATGACCGGTGTGATCAGGCGGTGAGCGTCTTCCGGGTCGCGGTCGTGGATCAGGGCAGTCGAGCCGGCCATATCGGCGAACAGGACGGTGATGGTCTTGCGTTCGCCGCCGGCATCGCCGCGGGCCTCGAGGGCTGCCTGCTCGGCCCGGATACGCTCGGCGAGGTGCGATGGGGTGTAACGAATGGGGCCGGCGGATGATTCCTGCGGCAACTCACCGACGGGCGTGCCGCATGCATTGCAGAAGCGTGCGGTCGCAGTTAATTCTTTGCCGCAACGCACGCAAATTCGCGCCAGCCTTACGCCGCATTGCTCGCAGAATTTCGCTCCATCGGCATTCTCGAACCGGCAATTTGCGCAGCGCACCATGGGAGCCTCCTCCCGAACTTGCTGCAGCCAATTAGATACCCCGATATCTTTCGTCGCAAGCCCAGTGCCGTCATGCCCCGGGATCAGGCTTGGCATTCGTATGCCAGCCATCTCGATGTCCAGGTCTGACCCGCGGAAATTGCTGGGGACAGCTGGCTGGCTAGGCCGAGAATGTTGTGCTTGACGCGATCACCAGTTCGCGAAAATCCGAAAGAAACGATCCAATTTGCTGCGTGGTCAGTCGAGCGCTGGTGACTCGGATGCCCGATTGCCCTTCGACGACGAAGTCACTACCCGAGCGTACCATCCATCCCTTCGCCAACAGCCATTGAGCCACCGTGGCCTCGTCCTTCAAAGGAATCCACGCGTTGAGGCCGACCTTGCCTGGGACGTCGACCCCAATCGACAGGAGGCCTTCCTTGAGTGTGACGAAGCGCTCGCGATAAGCCTGCCCGGCGAGCCTGATTCGGTCTTGCACTCGCTGATCGTTTAGCAGCGCGAGCGCTGTCTGTTGGAGCAGCGAACTGACCCAGCCCATGCTGGTAGCTTGGGAGTACTCCAGCTTCGCAAGCGTTACAGGGTCTCCGCAAGTGACTGAAACGCGCAAATCCGGCCCCAGAAACTTGGAGAAGGAGCGCACCGTGAGCCATCGAGCGCTCTCCGCGTGCCACGGCTCGTATGGCGCCAGCTCCAGCAGACTGGAATGGTCGTCGTCAATGAAAAGCACCTCGTCACGCCCACGCGCAATGGTCCGCAACTCGCGTGCACGCCGGGAACCCGTTGCCGCGCCGGTCGGGTTTTGCGCGCGCGAGGAAAAAATCACTGCGCGACAATCAGAGGACAGTGCATTCCTCAACGCTTCTGGCCGGATCCCCTCGTCATCCATCTCCATCTGCACAGCTCGTAAGCCTAGCGACCGCACCAAGGCCAGCGTCGTCATATAGGTGGGCGTCTCAACGGCGATCTTGTCTCCAGGTTTGACGTGGGTACGAAGCGCTCGCTCCATGGCGTCCAAGGCGCCGCTTGAGACAAAGATTCCGTGAACCGTCGAGAAGTCCGACTCAAAAAAAGAAGTCGCCCAACCCACCAGTTCCGCAACGTTACGCCGCTCTCCGTAAAGCCGTGGCGAAGAAGGGGTGGTTGCAAATGCACTCAGAATCTCGTCGCGCGTGGGCAAGAAGGCCGGGTCTGGATTGCCATCATGTGCCGCAACCACACCGCTGACCGTGACGGAGGGCGGCGCAATGGGCACTGGTGCGTCGAGATGCCGCTTCGCGACCACGGTACCGCGTCTGCCTGCCGTCACGATGACACCACTTTCAATCAGCATCCGGTAGGCCGTAGCCACCGTGTTCTTGTTGATACCGAGCGACTCGGCTAAGGCACGCACCGTCGGCAGCTGCTCTCCTGCGGCAAGTTTGTTGTCGTAGACGGCCCGCTCAATGGTCCGAAACAGGTCTTCGGCCTTCCTTCCTCCGACTGCAAATCGGCTTGGGTCAAACATGCTTTTGTACTGGTCCAAAGTTTAGGAACTCATTATACGTCCCCTTGGCATCGGGCTGAACCATAGCGCAAGCCCTATGGGAGCGTGTTAACCCTGATGCGCCGAGCCCGAAAAAGCGCCTATAGTTGTCCCGGTACAAACATACTATTGTACCGGTACAAACACACGAGAGGAAAATTGAGATGCAGAAGATTCCGGCGGACCGGCACCTGAAGATCGGCGGTTTGATCTTCCCCAACATGGATCAATGTGACTTCACCGGCCCATTCGAGGCCTTGTCGCGCATTCCGAACTCCACGTTCCACACGCTGTGGAAGAACAAGGAAATTGTTCGCGATATGCGAGGCATGCAGCTCGTTGCAGATACTTCCTTCGATGAGGCTCCGCAACTTGACGTCCTGCTCGTGCCGGGAGGCTATGGCCAGGAGGAAGCGGCGGCGGATGAGACTGTCCTCGCCTTTATCCGCCAGCAAGCTGAACACGCCCTATATGTTTACTCGGTGTGTACTGGCGCTCTGCTCTGTGGCGCGGCTGGCTTGTTGCATGGGCGCAGGGCGACCACGCACTGGACAGCGATGGAAGTGCTGCCCCTCTATGGCGCCGTGCCAAGCGAGGAACGGGTCGTCATCGACGGCAACTATGTCAGCGCGGGTGGCGTTACATCGGGCATCGATGGTTCCCTGGTCTTGGCTTCACTGCTCCGTGGAGAGCGGTTAGCGAAAGAACTCCAACTTTATATGGCCTACGACCCGCAACCCCCCTTTGACGCAGGGTCCCCGGCGACCGCGCCCAGCGACATTCTGAGCACCGTCCGTGCGCGAGCATCTCAAATCACCGAGCAACGCTTGGCGAGCGCCCGCCAATATGCTGAGCGAGCCTTGGATCTAGCCTAACCATTCTTTGAGCATGATGCCGTCCACACCACTTATTGATATTGCGTCTGCCGAATCGCTAGCCATTTCGCTCACGCAGCAGTTCGTCAAGGTCGACACTGTGAATCCGCCCGGCAATGAAAGCGCGCTCGCTCGCCTGATCGGCGCACTATTGGCGGAAGCAGGGTTGCAGACGACGTTCCATACGCTAGCTGACGGAAGAGAAAGTCTGGTGGCGTGGACTGGCTCAGCCAATGAAGGGCCAAAGCTGTGTTTCACGGGGCATCTCGACACGGTGCCGTTTGGATCTGCGCCATGGAGTCTGTCGCCACTTTCCGGTGAGATTCAGGGCGACAGGCTGTATGGTCGCGGGTCGTCAGACATGAAGGCTGGTATCGCGGCGTTCATTGCCGCCTTACTCCGGCATCGCGAAACGAACGGACAGCATGCCGCGGTTATCCTGGTCTTGACCGCCGGCGAGGAGACGGGGTGTGAAGGTGCCAAGGCTCTACGGACCCTTACGCAGCCGGCTTTCAATGTTGGTGCCATGGTGGTGGGTGAGCCAACTGCCAACGAGGTCGTGATCGGCCACAAGGGGGCTTTGTGGATTCGGGCCCAGGCGCAGGGTATTACGGCCCATGGCGCTATGCCGGAGCGCGGGGACAACGCGATTTATCACGCTGTCGATGCCATACACAAGCTTCGACTATTCAACTTCCATGCTCCGGAAGATGACCTCCTTGGCCACCCGACGCTCAACGTAGGGACGATCTCCGGCGGTCTCAATGTCAATTCGGTGCCTGACCAAGCCTTGTTTGAGGTCGATGTACGGACGGTTTGCGGGATGCCGCATGACAAGTTGCTCGACGAACTCGGCGCTTACCTTGGCGACCGTGTAGCGCTTAGAGCGAAGCTCGACGTGCCCGCTCTGCGACAGGAGATGAGGAGTCCGTGGATCGCACACGTCAGCAGAATGGTCAGTCAGATCACCGGCTCTCAAAACGGCGGACGCGCAGTCTCATTCTTTACGGATGGTCCCGTCCTCAGGGAAATTTTTGGGGCCGTCCCCACCGTGATTCTCGGTCCCGGCGAACCATCCATGGCGCACAAGACGGACGAGTATTGCAACGTGAGTTCGATTATCGCTGCCGTAAATATCTATGCGCGGATCATCGAGGCTTGGGAAAGAAAAAGGGAACAATGAAATGTCATATCAACAAGTAGCAGATGGACCGATCGATTGCGAATGGTTGACGGAATCTAGAGAGTTCGTCGTCGTATCTCGTGGACGCAGTTTTACGATTGTTGTATTGCTGCTTGCCTTCGCGATTTACTATTTTGCACTTTTGCTAGGTGCGGCCTATTGGAGCGACGTGCTCTCGATACGAATCGTAGGGGCGGTTAACGTCGGCATGATATTGGCCATTTCCCAGTATCCGGTCGCTGGCCTCATTGCTGCCATCTACGTTTGGAGAATGCGTAAATTCGACAAGCTGATCGAAGGATCCGGTAAGGATACCGCCGCAGGGAGCAAGAAATGAGAAATTTTCTGAAATCGCCCACTTTAAAATTTGGGATCGTGATGGCGATTTTTACGATCTTGCCAAATTCAGTCCGCGCTGCATCTGAACTGATTGAGCCAAGGTTTCGCGGCCTTACCTTCGCCACATTTGCGTTGGTCATCGGTTTAACGCTTATCGCAACCTGGTATGCGGCACGTCGGAATGCCAGCGCCCGCGATTTCTATACGGGTGGGGGAATCTCCGGCCGGGCGAATGGCCTGGCCATTGCGGGAGACTATCTCTCGGCCGCCGCCTTCCTGGGCGTCTCCGGGTTGATTTCCCTATATGGCTACGATGGCATCCTGTATTTGATCGGTTTCTTCGTTGCGTTCATTCCCGTACTGCTGTTGATTGCGGAGCCATGTCGGAATCTCGGCCGCTATACACTGGGTGATGTCCTTGCCTATCGCAACAATTACCGCGCTTCCAAGATTGTCGCGGCGCTATCAAGTATCGTGGTGGCGATCTTCTACCTGATTCCGCAGATAGTAGGCGGCGCAACCCTCATCAAGGCGCTGGTCGGATTCCAGTATGAGGCCTCCGTCGTGATGGTTGGGCTGCTGATGCTGGTCTACGTCTTGTTTGGCGGGATGAGGGCGACGACGTATGTACAGATCATCAAGGCGATTCTGCTTCTGTTTTCTTGCGCGTTGATTGTGATTCTTGCGCTCTATCCATTCGGGTTCGACGTCAATTCTCTTTTCAATGAAGTTCTTTCGAGTCAAAAAGTTGCCCACCATTTGACTGCGGTTTTCCAGAATCAGAATGATGCAGTGGACGGGACCTCGCTGGCGCGGAAGTTCTTCGAGCCTGGCCTCTATTTGAAGAACCCTGTCGAACAGGTATCGCTGGGCTTGGCGCTTACGCTTGGGACGGCCGCCTTGCCTCACATCCTGATGCGATTCTTCACGGTGAAGGATGCCAGGACTGCGCGCTCTTCTGTCTTGTGGGCCATGTTGTGGATTGGCGTCTGCCATCTCATGATTATCGTGATTGGCTTTTCTGCCGCCTACTATGTCGGACCCAGCACAATCCTTGCCGCAGATAAAGGGGGCACGCTCGCAGCACCTCTGCTAGCTCAGTTCCTTGGGGGTGGGGCAAACTCATTCGCTGGCAATCTCTTCCTCGGGTGGGTGGCGGCTGTCGCCTTTGCAACG harbors:
- a CDS encoding adenylate/guanylate cyclase domain-containing protein, producing MVRCANCRFENADGAKFCEQCGVRLARICVRCGKELTATARFCNACGTPVGELPQESSAGPIRYTPSHLAERIRAEQAALEARGDAGGERKTITVLFADMAGSTALIHDRDPEDAHRLITPVIELMMEAVHYYEGYVAKSLGDGILALFGAPIAHEDHPKRALYAALRMQEAMQRHSDKLRLEQGVSLQIRVGIHTGEVVVRSIRKDDLHTDYDPVGHTIHIASRMETMAALSSILVSESTHKLAQGYFEFKALGTAQIKGIPKPLAVYQLLGLGALRTRLQVAAHRGLARFVGREAELEALHRALEVSTSGHGQIVAVMGEAGVGKSRLFHEFKTSSPSSCLVLETFSVSHGKAFAYLPLIELLRNYFQLTAQDDERRCREKIAGKVITLDRSLEDRLPYLLHLLGIGDADATLLDMGANVRRERTFDAVTCLLVHESGNQPVQVLFEDLQWLDSETEAFLAFLIERVGAARILVLLNYRPEYRPAWRGKDNAIELRLNPLGPTEAQGLLSALLGDATGLKPLKHLILQKTDGNPFFMEEVVQTLVEEKALLGEPGHYRIETTPAALHIPTTVQGVLAARIDRLPLAQKDLLQTLAIIGKEFSLSLVRKVSGQSDEHLYPLLNGLQTGDFIYSQPAFPEVEYAFKHALTQEVAGNSLLSEQRGALHERTGRAIEALFHHQLKDHYSELAHHYSHSGNVPKAVEYLYCAGRQAVDRSANLDAISHLSKALALITGLPDTSERAHLELTLRITLGQALIAARGYAAAEVEANYTRALALCDKGGDQSQLFQVKLGLRMFFFIRAQHETAYQLGEALLGLAENTQDPVWLGQAHIALGGSSLFMGDFRAAQQHLERGIAYYRPEQHPIHAALYGQDPRVRGLSFLAWAEWYLGFPAQASKHCQEALALAREVSHPFSMALALVYAAQLHQFRHEAALTREYAEAAIALSVEQGFPFWLAWGTVLRGWALADQGSGEEGIAQILQGVAAYQATGAEMGRPTQLALLAQTYANAGQAQAGLDVLADTFILGSITREHHYEAELHRLKGELLLERTTVQPDLSADRGLAEACFHRAIMLARKQSAKSLELRAAVSLARLWQLQGKTQDARQTLAGVQEAVVEGFDTADWQQAKNLLDTLGGSLTR
- a CDS encoding aminotransferase class I/II-fold pyridoxal phosphate-dependent enzyme; the encoded protein is MFDPSRFAVGGRKAEDLFRTIERAVYDNKLAAGEQLPTVRALAESLGINKNTVATAYRMLIESGVIVTAGRRGTVVAKRHLDAPVPIAPPSVTVSGVVAAHDGNPDPAFLPTRDEILSAFATTPSSPRLYGERRNVAELVGWATSFFESDFSTVHGIFVSSGALDAMERALRTHVKPGDKIAVETPTYMTTLALVRSLGLRAVQMEMDDEGIRPEALRNALSSDCRAVIFSSRAQNPTGAATGSRRARELRTIARGRDEVLFIDDDHSSLLELAPYEPWHAESARWLTVRSFSKFLGPDLRVSVTCGDPVTLAKLEYSQATSMGWVSSLLQQTALALLNDQRVQDRIRLAGQAYRERFVTLKEGLLSIGVDVPGKVGLNAWIPLKDEATVAQWLLAKGWMVRSGSDFVVEGQSGIRVTSARLTTQQIGSFLSDFRELVIASSTTFSA
- a CDS encoding DJ-1/PfpI family protein, translated to MQKIPADRHLKIGGLIFPNMDQCDFTGPFEALSRIPNSTFHTLWKNKEIVRDMRGMQLVADTSFDEAPQLDVLLVPGGYGQEEAAADETVLAFIRQQAEHALYVYSVCTGALLCGAAGLLHGRRATTHWTAMEVLPLYGAVPSEERVVIDGNYVSAGGVTSGIDGSLVLASLLRGERLAKELQLYMAYDPQPPFDAGSPATAPSDILSTVRARASQITEQRLASARQYAERALDLA
- a CDS encoding M20 family metallopeptidase, which translates into the protein MMPSTPLIDIASAESLAISLTQQFVKVDTVNPPGNESALARLIGALLAEAGLQTTFHTLADGRESLVAWTGSANEGPKLCFTGHLDTVPFGSAPWSLSPLSGEIQGDRLYGRGSSDMKAGIAAFIAALLRHRETNGQHAAVILVLTAGEETGCEGAKALRTLTQPAFNVGAMVVGEPTANEVVIGHKGALWIRAQAQGITAHGAMPERGDNAIYHAVDAIHKLRLFNFHAPEDDLLGHPTLNVGTISGGLNVNSVPDQALFEVDVRTVCGMPHDKLLDELGAYLGDRVALRAKLDVPALRQEMRSPWIAHVSRMVSQITGSQNGGRAVSFFTDGPVLREIFGAVPTVILGPGEPSMAHKTDEYCNVSSIIAAVNIYARIIEAWERKREQ
- a CDS encoding DUF485 domain-containing protein; amino-acid sequence: MSYQQVADGPIDCEWLTESREFVVVSRGRSFTIVVLLLAFAIYYFALLLGAAYWSDVLSIRIVGAVNVGMILAISQYPVAGLIAAIYVWRMRKFDKLIEGSGKDTAAGSKK
- a CDS encoding solute symporter family protein, which encodes MRNFLKSPTLKFGIVMAIFTILPNSVRAASELIEPRFRGLTFATFALVIGLTLIATWYAARRNASARDFYTGGGISGRANGLAIAGDYLSAAAFLGVSGLISLYGYDGILYLIGFFVAFIPVLLLIAEPCRNLGRYTLGDVLAYRNNYRASKIVAALSSIVVAIFYLIPQIVGGATLIKALVGFQYEASVVMVGLLMLVYVLFGGMRATTYVQIIKAILLLFSCALIVILALYPFGFDVNSLFNEVLSSQKVAHHLTAVFQNQNDAVDGTSLARKFFEPGLYLKNPVEQVSLGLALTLGTAALPHILMRFFTVKDARTARSSVLWAMLWIGVCHLMIIVIGFSAAYYVGPSTILAADKGGTLAAPLLAQFLGGGANSFAGNLFLGWVAAVAFATIVAVVAGLTLAAASALAHDIYVGAIRRGEVSEREQVIAAKAAAAIVGVVAIVLSIQAKGQNVAHLSSLAYAVAASANLPALLLTLYWRRCSTVGVCVGVVGGTLAAVLLVLVSPNMQYPLLERAQAERTQATAARKIENLTVKMAASTGAGRDELGAELSKARAAIASAQSTIDALRDRRTSLIGLEVPLFPLRNPALVTVPFGFMLVFLFSVLFPDPRAQSIWTRMVAQRETGANAAAAISH